The following coding sequences are from one Streptomyces venezuelae window:
- a CDS encoding APC family permease, giving the protein MTTSGTSTTASPSPSAEEGPLRRAIGPKLLILFVIGDILGTGIYATTGKVAGKVGGALWLPFAIGFVVAILTAASYVELVGKYPKAAGAALYTQKAFKVPFLTFIIAFMVMCSGLSSASAAARAFSGDYLAELTGDALPPTLIAITFIVLLAALNMRGVSESVKTNVVLTLVELTGLAIILAIGAYAVMSGDGEASRLTEFESDGSGYALMTGVLGATALGFFAFVGFEDSVNMAEETKDPVRTFPRAIFIGVAVTGTIYVLVAMVSSLLVDSRTLEGSSGPLLEVVKAGGVDFPHKLFALIALFAVTNSALINIMMASRLCYGMANERILPRAMGRVLSGRRTPVVGIVFVSLLAIGLVSTGEIEGLGDTTAFLLLCVFAVVNVAVLVLRRDPVGHKHFRTPTVLPVLGAVTALVLASPLADRPAEVYIRAGVLVAIGVALWGVNKVVLRARGED; this is encoded by the coding sequence GTGACGACATCCGGCACGTCCACCACCGCATCACCATCACCGTCCGCCGAAGAGGGCCCACTGCGCCGCGCCATCGGCCCCAAGCTGCTGATCCTCTTCGTGATCGGCGACATCCTCGGCACCGGCATCTACGCCACGACCGGCAAAGTCGCCGGGAAGGTCGGCGGCGCGCTCTGGCTGCCGTTCGCCATCGGGTTCGTCGTGGCGATCCTGACCGCCGCGTCGTACGTCGAACTCGTCGGCAAATACCCGAAGGCGGCCGGCGCCGCGCTCTACACGCAGAAGGCGTTCAAGGTCCCGTTCCTCACCTTCATCATCGCCTTCATGGTGATGTGCTCCGGGCTCTCCTCCGCGAGCGCCGCCGCCCGCGCCTTCAGCGGCGACTACCTCGCCGAACTGACCGGCGACGCCCTGCCGCCGACGCTGATCGCCATCACCTTCATCGTGCTGCTCGCGGCGCTCAACATGCGGGGCGTGTCGGAGTCCGTGAAGACCAACGTGGTCCTCACGCTCGTCGAGCTCACCGGTCTCGCGATCATCCTCGCCATCGGGGCGTACGCCGTCATGAGCGGGGACGGCGAGGCGTCGCGCCTCACCGAGTTCGAGTCCGACGGCAGCGGATACGCCCTGATGACCGGTGTCCTCGGTGCCACCGCTCTCGGCTTCTTCGCCTTCGTCGGCTTCGAGGACTCGGTCAACATGGCCGAGGAGACGAAGGACCCGGTGCGCACCTTCCCGCGCGCGATCTTCATCGGCGTCGCGGTCACCGGCACGATCTACGTCCTCGTCGCGATGGTCTCGTCCCTGCTCGTCGACTCCAGGACCCTTGAGGGGTCGAGCGGACCGCTGCTGGAGGTCGTGAAGGCGGGCGGCGTCGACTTCCCGCACAAACTCTTCGCCCTCATCGCCCTGTTCGCGGTCACCAACTCGGCGCTGATCAACATCATGATGGCCTCGCGGCTCTGCTACGGCATGGCCAACGAACGCATCCTGCCGCGCGCGATGGGCCGCGTCCTCTCCGGGCGCCGCACCCCGGTCGTCGGCATCGTCTTCGTCTCGCTCCTCGCCATCGGCCTCGTCTCCACGGGCGAGATCGAGGGCCTCGGCGACACGACGGCGTTCCTCCTCCTGTGCGTGTTCGCGGTGGTCAACGTGGCGGTCCTGGTCCTGCGCCGCGATCCCGTCGGGCACAAGCACTTCCGTACGCCGACCGTCCTGCCGGTCCTCGGCGCCGTCACGGCCCTGGTCCTCGCAAGCCCCCTCGCGGACCGCCCCGCGGAGGTCTACATCCGCGCCGGCGTCCTCGTCGCGATCGGCGTCGCCCTGTGGGGCGTGAACAAAGTGGTACTCCGCGCCCGTGGCGAGGACTGA
- a CDS encoding roadblock/LC7 domain-containing protein encodes MKFFASWRRAGRRELVAAEADVLGELKRLRTRIPQLRGALTASVDGLLLAQDASDVEAEGVCALTAAALGVALRLSDATHQGGFRELIIRGEQGYVATYAAGSSAVLTLLAEPRINVGRLHLEARRSSALIGELVDAAVDRAEET; translated from the coding sequence ATGAAGTTCTTCGCGTCCTGGCGGCGCGCAGGGAGGAGAGAGCTGGTGGCTGCCGAAGCCGACGTACTCGGCGAACTGAAACGCCTTCGGACCCGGATTCCCCAGCTCCGCGGCGCCCTGACGGCCAGCGTCGACGGGCTGCTGCTCGCGCAGGACGCCTCCGACGTGGAGGCGGAGGGCGTCTGCGCGCTCACCGCGGCGGCGCTCGGCGTGGCGCTGCGGCTGTCCGACGCCACCCACCAGGGCGGCTTCCGCGAACTGATCATCCGCGGCGAACAGGGCTACGTCGCGACGTACGCGGCCGGTTCGTCCGCCGTGCTCACGCTGCTCGCCGAGCCCCGCATCAACGTGGGCCGACTGCACCTGGAGGCCCGCCGTTCCAGCGCGCTCATCGGAGAGCTGGTCGACGCCGCCGTCGATCGAGCGGAGGAAACCTGA
- a CDS encoding transcriptional regulator, translating into MRAAAPAEPATVPRAVGAPAVSPLLTRLAAERATGAFLRAQGTLYLVDGRVVHAESPAAPGIDVLLTAGGALAAQGWQEVLSTAGTRHEVGRELVASGRVTAGELEMCHLGALFDAAFFVLGAASGPTRFRYGVAHWLGRVRPVPAAALERETLRRRALLDSIWPRPEVDTAPVVPRTPAPGQTVTVRQRALLRLADGIRTPTAIAWLLGRPSFHTLIEVRRLAAAGLVEVPGTPEREPVSVALPFPAATECADPDIALLRRVRDALEAL; encoded by the coding sequence CTGCGGGCCGCCGCGCCCGCCGAGCCCGCCACCGTCCCGCGGGCCGTCGGCGCCCCCGCCGTCTCGCCCCTCCTGACGCGGCTCGCCGCCGAGCGGGCCACCGGCGCCTTCCTGCGCGCCCAGGGCACCCTCTACCTCGTGGACGGGCGTGTCGTGCACGCCGAGAGCCCCGCGGCGCCGGGCATAGACGTCCTGCTCACGGCCGGTGGCGCCCTGGCCGCACAGGGCTGGCAGGAAGTCCTGTCCACGGCGGGCACCCGGCACGAGGTGGGGCGCGAGCTCGTCGCCAGCGGCCGGGTCACCGCGGGCGAGCTGGAGATGTGCCATCTCGGCGCGCTCTTCGACGCCGCGTTCTTCGTCCTCGGCGCGGCGAGCGGACCCACCCGGTTCCGCTACGGCGTCGCGCACTGGCTCGGCCGGGTCCGCCCGGTCCCCGCCGCCGCCCTCGAACGCGAGACGCTGCGGCGCCGGGCGCTCCTGGACAGCATCTGGCCGCGGCCCGAGGTCGACACCGCGCCCGTCGTGCCCCGCACGCCCGCGCCCGGCCAGACGGTCACCGTGCGCCAGCGTGCGCTGTTGCGCCTCGCGGACGGCATACGGACGCCGACGGCCATCGCCTGGCTCCTCGGCAGGCCCTCGTTCCACACCCTGATCGAGGTCAGGCGGCTGGCCGCCGCCGGGCTCGTGGAGGTCCCGGGGACACCGGAGCGGGAGCCGGTGTCCGTGGCCCTCCCCTTCCCCGCCGCGACGGAATGCGCCGATCCCGACATCGCGCTCCTGCGCCGGGTCCGTGACGCCCTGGAGGCGCTGTGA
- a CDS encoding MurR/RpiR family transcriptional regulator, protein MSDSPAARLQVLFEGHRLTPTQRRIAHCMVRRAADAPFLSSVELAELAGVSQPSVTRFAVALGFDGYPALRRHLRDVAPAEESGATAANEYQQAVDAEIENLRHLAEALADPEPVERAGRLLAASRPLPVLGLRAAASQAYGFSYFAAKVHPEVRLLDEGGTMLADRIDAAVRAGATALLCFALPRHPREVVDALACARSAGLTVVTVADSAFAPVAAHSDLLLPAAVGTGLAFDTACAPMLLGRVLLEAMCDNLPDAQARLEDFDVRAAARGLFVE, encoded by the coding sequence ATGAGTGACAGCCCTGCCGCGCGACTGCAAGTGCTCTTCGAGGGCCACCGGCTCACACCCACCCAGCGGCGCATCGCGCACTGCATGGTGCGCAGGGCCGCCGACGCGCCCTTCCTCTCCAGCGTGGAGCTGGCCGAACTCGCCGGCGTCAGCCAGCCCTCGGTCACCCGCTTCGCCGTCGCCCTCGGCTTCGACGGCTATCCGGCGCTGCGCAGACACCTGCGGGACGTGGCCCCCGCGGAGGAGTCGGGAGCGACGGCCGCCAACGAGTACCAGCAGGCCGTCGACGCGGAGATCGAGAACCTCAGGCACCTGGCGGAGGCCCTCGCCGACCCCGAACCGGTCGAGCGCGCGGGGCGGCTCCTCGCCGCGTCCCGGCCCCTGCCCGTCCTCGGACTGCGGGCCGCCGCGTCCCAGGCCTACGGCTTCTCGTACTTCGCCGCCAAGGTCCACCCCGAGGTGCGCCTCCTCGACGAGGGTGGCACGATGCTCGCCGACCGCATCGACGCGGCGGTCCGCGCCGGTGCCACGGCCCTCCTCTGCTTCGCGCTGCCCCGCCACCCCCGCGAGGTCGTCGACGCCCTCGCCTGTGCCCGGTCGGCGGGGCTCACCGTCGTCACCGTCGCGGACTCGGCCTTCGCGCCCGTCGCCGCCCACTCCGACCTGCTCCTCCCCGCCGCCGTCGGCACGGGCCTCGCCTTCGACACGGCCTGCGCCCCGATGCTGCTCGGCCGCGTCCTCCTGGAGGCCATGTGCGACAACCTCCCCGACGCGCAGGCCCGCCTGGAGGACTTCGACGTACGGGCGGCGGCACGCGGACTCTTCGTGGAGTAG
- a CDS encoding diaminopimelate decarboxylase produces the protein MGHDEDDDQTTVLRTDAAPGATPGGEAAARRDRAVRAAVEQGVVGPAAPVAGLLDVTGIRASAAALHAAFEAVVPPGTPVLHAFAVKATPLVPVLRLLRAAGIGAEVASPGELALARAAGMPPSATVLDSPAKTPAELREALALGIAVNADNPQELDRIDAMTRSAPTGSPVGIRVNPQIGGGAIGALSTATATSKFGVPLRDEDAREWVVRAFLDRPWLTRLHAHSGSQGMPLEMMVRGVAATYELAEEINERAGRRQVDTVDIGGGLPVNFGSDDETPTHAQYARRLKSRVPGLLDGRYGIVTEFGRSLLAKHGTVLARVEYAKRAGGRPIAVTHAGVQVATRTVYAPASWPLRIAAFDAKGLPKSGPAVGQDIAGPACFAGDLLAENRPMPLLEPGDYVTALDTGAYYFAQHYSYNSLAGPGVYGFSAPTAADGVRFAVVREPQTPDEIVAEAGGGAERDALRNL, from the coding sequence ATGGGCCACGACGAGGACGACGACCAGACCACGGTTCTCCGCACGGACGCGGCACCCGGGGCCACCCCGGGCGGCGAGGCCGCCGCCCGCCGTGACCGCGCGGTCCGCGCCGCCGTCGAGCAGGGCGTCGTCGGCCCCGCCGCTCCCGTCGCGGGACTTCTCGACGTCACCGGCATCCGCGCGAGCGCCGCCGCCCTGCACGCCGCCTTCGAGGCCGTCGTCCCGCCCGGCACGCCCGTCCTGCACGCCTTCGCGGTGAAGGCGACCCCGCTCGTCCCGGTCCTGCGACTGCTGCGCGCGGCAGGAATCGGCGCCGAGGTGGCGAGCCCCGGCGAGCTGGCCCTCGCGCGGGCCGCCGGCATGCCGCCCAGCGCGACCGTCCTCGACTCGCCCGCCAAGACCCCCGCCGAACTCCGCGAGGCCCTCGCGCTCGGCATCGCCGTGAACGCCGACAACCCGCAGGAACTGGACCGCATCGACGCCATGACCCGGTCGGCGCCGACCGGCTCCCCCGTCGGCATCCGCGTCAACCCGCAGATCGGCGGCGGCGCGATCGGCGCCCTCTCGACGGCGACGGCCACGTCCAAGTTCGGGGTGCCGCTGCGCGACGAGGACGCCAGGGAGTGGGTGGTCAGGGCCTTCCTCGACCGGCCGTGGCTGACCCGCCTGCACGCGCACTCCGGGTCGCAGGGCATGCCCCTGGAGATGATGGTGCGGGGCGTGGCGGCCACGTACGAACTGGCCGAGGAGATCAACGAACGCGCCGGGCGGCGGCAGGTCGACACCGTCGACATCGGCGGCGGCCTGCCGGTCAACTTCGGCTCGGACGACGAGACACCGACCCACGCGCAGTACGCGCGCCGCCTCAAGTCGCGGGTACCGGGGCTGCTCGACGGGCGGTACGGCATCGTCACCGAGTTCGGCCGCTCCCTGCTCGCCAAGCACGGCACGGTGCTCGCCCGCGTCGAGTACGCGAAACGGGCGGGCGGGCGGCCCATCGCCGTGACGCACGCGGGCGTGCAGGTGGCGACGAGGACCGTGTACGCGCCCGCGTCGTGGCCGCTGCGGATCGCCGCGTTCGACGCGAAGGGGCTGCCCAAGAGCGGCCCCGCCGTCGGCCAGGACATCGCGGGACCTGCCTGCTTCGCGGGCGACCTGCTCGCCGAGAACCGTCCGATGCCACTGCTCGAACCGGGTGACTACGTCACCGCGCTGGACACCGGCGCCTACTATTTCGCCCAGCACTATTCGTACAACAGCCTTGCCGGGCCGGGCGTTTACGGCTTCTCCGCGCCCACGGCCGCGGACGGCGTGCGCTTCGCCGTGGTGCGCGAACCGCAGACGCCGGACGAGATCGTGGCGGAGGCGGGCGGCGGAGCGGAACGGGACGCGCTGCGGAATCTCTGA
- a CDS encoding purine-cytosine permease family protein produces the protein MAAEDLVERRSIDVVPDDERHGTAFSQFTLWLGANLQITAVVTGALAVVFGGDVVWSLVGLVLGNLLGGAVMALHSAQGPKLGLPQMIQSRAQFGVKGAVVPLLLVILMYVGFFASGSVLAGQATAELTHTNDTTGIVVFAVVTAVMAAVGYRVIHALGRVASVICALAFVYLGIRLLDRVDVGALFSDAHFDLPMFLLAMSLSASWQLAFGPYVADYSRYLPRTTSAKATFWWTLSGSAIGSQWSMTFGVLVAAGAGDAFLANQVGYVVGLGGTGLIASFLYFVIALGKLTINVLNTYGGFMSMVTSISGFRGQKVLGARGRATYIALIMVAGTAVALLGKDSFLSSFKDFLLFLLTFFTPWSAINLVDYYLISRERYDIPALFDPLGRYGAWRWDALTVYGVGLLAQLPFLVTHFYTGPLVDPLGGADISWIVGLVVPAVLYWTLARRNPPVPGAGPRTERGVSPSAETPSAP, from the coding sequence ATGGCAGCTGAAGACCTGGTGGAGCGGCGCTCCATCGACGTCGTCCCGGACGACGAACGGCACGGCACCGCGTTCAGCCAGTTCACGCTCTGGCTCGGCGCCAATCTGCAGATCACCGCGGTCGTCACGGGCGCGCTGGCCGTCGTGTTCGGCGGCGACGTGGTGTGGTCGCTCGTCGGCCTCGTCCTCGGCAACCTGCTCGGCGGCGCGGTCATGGCACTGCACTCGGCGCAGGGCCCGAAGCTGGGGCTGCCGCAGATGATCCAGTCGCGGGCCCAGTTCGGGGTGAAGGGCGCGGTCGTCCCGCTGCTCCTCGTCATCCTGATGTACGTCGGGTTCTTCGCGAGCGGCAGCGTCCTCGCGGGCCAGGCGACGGCGGAGCTGACGCACACGAACGACACCACCGGCATCGTCGTCTTCGCCGTCGTCACGGCGGTCATGGCGGCGGTCGGCTACCGCGTCATCCACGCACTCGGCCGGGTGGCGAGCGTGATCTGCGCGCTCGCGTTCGTCTATCTCGGCATCCGGCTCCTCGACCGCGTGGACGTCGGCGCACTGTTCTCGGACGCCCACTTCGACCTGCCGATGTTCCTGCTCGCCATGTCGCTCTCGGCGTCGTGGCAGCTGGCGTTCGGTCCGTACGTCGCGGACTACTCGCGCTACCTGCCGCGCACCACCTCCGCGAAGGCCACGTTCTGGTGGACGCTGTCGGGGTCGGCGATCGGCTCGCAGTGGTCGATGACGTTCGGGGTGCTCGTGGCCGCCGGCGCGGGGGACGCGTTCCTCGCCAACCAGGTCGGTTACGTCGTCGGCCTGGGCGGCACCGGCCTGATCGCCTCCTTCCTCTACTTCGTGATCGCACTCGGCAAACTGACCATCAACGTCCTCAACACCTACGGCGGCTTCATGTCGATGGTCACGAGCATCAGCGGCTTCCGCGGCCAGAAGGTGCTCGGAGCGCGCGGACGGGCCACGTACATCGCGCTGATCATGGTGGCGGGCACGGCGGTCGCGCTGCTGGGCAAGGACAGCTTCCTGTCGTCCTTCAAGGACTTCCTGCTGTTCCTGCTGACGTTCTTCACGCCGTGGTCGGCCATCAACCTGGTCGACTACTACCTGATCTCCCGCGAGCGGTACGACATCCCCGCCCTGTTCGACCCGCTCGGCCGCTACGGCGCCTGGCGCTGGGACGCCCTGACGGTCTACGGCGTGGGCCTCCTGGCCCAGCTCCCCTTCCTGGTCACCCACTTCTACACGGGCCCCCTGGTCGACCCGCTCGGCGGCGCCGACATCTCGTGGATCGTGGGTCTTGTGGTGCCGGCGGTGCTGTACTGGACGCTGGCCAGGCGGAACCCGCCCGTCCCTGGGGCTGGACCCCGGACGGAAAGGGGGGTTAGCCCCAGCGCCGAGACCCCGTCCGCGCCGTAA